Proteins from one Bacteroides zhangwenhongii genomic window:
- a CDS encoding TonB-dependent receptor produces MKRFSVGLVLLLLSTFSIFAQNKVITVSGRVVESDSKEPAAQATVQLLSLPDSAYAAGIASNNQGWFTLPKVKAGKYLLKVSYIGFLTKYVPLHLYANMTEKRVGTIALESDAVMLKEAVITAEAPQVTVKEDTLEYNSSAYRTPEGAMLEELVKKLPGAEIDDEGNVKINGKEVKKIMVDGKEFFGGDVKTGLKNLPVNMIDKLKTYDKKSDLARVTGIDDGEEETVLDLKVKKGMNQGWFGNASAAVGTKDRYGSNLMLNRFVDNSQFTLIGSANNVNDQGFSGGGGPRFRNSNGLTATKMLGANFATQSEKLELGGSARYNFSDRDALSTNYSERFLQNGNSYSNSNSRNRNKNTNFNADFRLEWRPDTLTNIIFRPNFSYGKSESHSKSESGTFDSDPFNLVSNPNDFLDKSLWGATDDPLEAIRVNGSNSNSLSESNSLSANASLQLNRRLNSRGRNITFRGTFNYGDNDSEQFSESLTRYFDKEEPKEDDDNRRYTTSPTQNYDYTAELTYNEPIAKSTFLQLRYKFQYKYSESDRSTYDLMPGDDGKGQEWDWHLGNDLPDGYWEYKDRDLSKYAKYKYYNHDVNAGLNIIREKYRFNLGVSLQPQNTTLTYKKSEIDTVVKRNVFNFAPNIDFRYRFSKVSQLRFTYRGRASQPGMENLLDVTDDSNPLRITKGNPGLKPSFNHSMRLFYNTYNADKQRGMMAHAFFNMTQNKISNVTRYNQTTGGTISQPENINGYWNAMGMFGFNTALRDKRFTIHSFSRANYTNDVSFLYNNDTKVNDKNTSTTLTLGENLNGTFRNDWFEFTINGSINYNFERNELRPENNQEPYTFGYGASTNISLPWSMTLSTNITNNARRGYRDASMNKNELIWNAQIAQNFLKGNAATISLEIYDILRQQSNISRSLTADMRSVSEYNGINSYCMLRFSYRLNVFGNKEARGNMRQGGFDGGGHRGPRGPHGGGSGRMMRF; encoded by the coding sequence ATGAAAAGATTTTCAGTCGGGTTGGTGTTGCTATTGCTGAGCACCTTCTCTATTTTTGCACAAAATAAGGTGATTACTGTTTCGGGACGTGTTGTAGAGTCCGACTCGAAAGAGCCGGCGGCACAGGCTACAGTTCAATTGTTGTCATTGCCCGATAGCGCTTATGCTGCCGGTATTGCCAGTAATAATCAAGGTTGGTTTACTCTTCCCAAAGTGAAGGCCGGGAAATATCTTTTGAAGGTATCCTATATCGGTTTCCTCACAAAGTATGTACCTCTTCATCTTTATGCGAACATGACGGAAAAGCGTGTGGGGACGATAGCGCTGGAGTCTGACGCTGTTATGTTGAAGGAGGCTGTGATTACTGCCGAAGCTCCCCAAGTGACTGTGAAAGAAGATACATTGGAATATAATTCCTCCGCTTACCGTACTCCTGAAGGAGCTATGCTCGAAGAACTAGTGAAAAAACTTCCCGGTGCGGAAATTGATGATGAGGGGAATGTCAAGATCAATGGTAAGGAAGTGAAGAAGATCATGGTGGATGGTAAGGAGTTCTTTGGCGGTGATGTGAAAACCGGACTGAAAAACTTGCCGGTTAACATGATTGATAAACTGAAGACATATGATAAGAAATCTGACTTGGCCCGTGTTACGGGAATTGATGATGGAGAAGAAGAAACGGTTCTCGACTTGAAGGTGAAGAAGGGAATGAACCAAGGCTGGTTTGGAAATGCGAGTGCGGCTGTCGGTACGAAAGACCGTTATGGGAGTAACTTGATGTTGAATCGTTTTGTTGATAACAGTCAGTTTACTTTGATTGGCTCGGCTAATAATGTAAACGATCAGGGATTTTCCGGAGGTGGTGGACCCCGTTTCCGAAACAGTAATGGACTGACTGCAACCAAAATGTTAGGAGCTAACTTTGCTACCCAGTCGGAGAAATTGGAACTAGGAGGTAGTGCCCGTTATAACTTTAGCGATCGAGATGCGCTTTCTACCAACTATTCGGAACGTTTCTTGCAGAATGGAAATTCCTATTCGAACTCAAATAGCAGAAACCGGAACAAGAATACGAATTTTAATGCTGACTTCCGTTTGGAATGGAGACCCGATACACTGACTAATATAATTTTTCGTCCAAATTTTTCGTATGGAAAGTCTGAAAGTCATTCTAAATCCGAATCGGGAACTTTTGACAGTGATCCATTCAATTTAGTATCTAATCCTAATGACTTTTTGGATAAAAGTTTGTGGGGGGCAACCGATGATCCATTAGAGGCAATTCGAGTGAATGGGAGTAATAGCAACTCACTGTCTGAAAGCAACAGTTTGTCTGCGAATGCGAGTTTGCAGTTAAATAGGAGATTGAACAGTCGGGGGCGAAATATCACTTTTCGCGGTACATTTAATTATGGTGATAATGACAGTGAGCAGTTCAGTGAGTCGTTGACTCGTTATTTTGACAAGGAAGAACCGAAAGAAGATGATGATAACAGGCGGTATACAACTTCTCCTACTCAAAATTATGACTATACGGCAGAATTGACATATAATGAACCGATTGCAAAGTCTACATTCTTGCAGTTGCGTTATAAGTTCCAATATAAATATAGTGAGAGTGACAGAAGTACTTATGATTTGATGCCTGGCGATGACGGTAAGGGACAGGAATGGGATTGGCATTTAGGAAATGACTTGCCGGACGGATACTGGGAATATAAAGATAGGGACTTAAGTAAATATGCGAAATATAAATATTACAACCATGATGTTAATGCGGGATTGAATATCATCCGTGAGAAGTATCGTTTTAACTTGGGAGTCTCTTTGCAGCCACAAAATACGACATTGACTTATAAAAAATCTGAGATAGATACAGTTGTAAAGAGAAATGTATTCAATTTTGCTCCTAATATTGATTTCCGCTACCGTTTCTCTAAGGTGAGCCAGTTGCGGTTTACTTATCGGGGGCGTGCTAGTCAACCGGGTATGGAGAATCTGTTGGATGTGACCGATGATTCCAATCCGTTGAGAATCACCAAGGGAAACCCGGGATTGAAACCTTCTTTCAATCATTCCATGCGCTTATTCTACAATACTTATAATGCGGATAAACAGAGGGGGATGATGGCGCATGCATTTTTTAATATGACCCAGAACAAAATTTCCAATGTTACTCGTTATAATCAGACAACGGGTGGAACAATTTCCCAACCGGAAAATATTAATGGTTATTGGAATGCAATGGGGATGTTCGGCTTTAATACAGCTTTGAGAGACAAGCGTTTCACTATCCATTCTTTCTCACGTGCTAACTATACTAACGATGTTTCTTTCCTTTATAATAATGATACTAAGGTGAATGATAAGAACACGAGTACAACGTTGACTTTGGGTGAGAATCTGAATGGAACTTTCCGTAATGATTGGTTTGAGTTTACTATTAACGGTTCGATCAACTATAATTTCGAGCGTAATGAGTTGCGCCCGGAGAACAATCAGGAACCATATACGTTCGGATATGGAGCAAGCACCAATATTTCTTTGCCTTGGAGTATGACATTGTCGACAAACATAACCAACAATGCACGTCGTGGCTATCGTGACGCCAGCATGAATAAGAATGAGCTTATCTGGAATGCGCAGATTGCCCAGAACTTCCTGAAAGGTAATGCCGCGACAATCAGTTTAGAGATATACGATATTCTGAGACAGCAGTCCAATATCAGTCGTTCGTTGACGGCCGATATGCGTTCCGTTTCCGAGTATAATGGAATAAACAGCTACTGTATGCTTCGTTTTTCTTATCGTCTGAATGTCTTTGGAAATAAAGAAGCTCGTGGCAATATGCGTCAAGGCGGATTTGATGGAGGTGGTCATCGTGGACCGCGTGGACCACACGGCGGTGGCTCGGGACGGATGATGCGTTTTTGA
- the cls gene encoding cardiolipin synthase, whose protein sequence is MIDWNYILAQIATVAFDILYFGAIIGTIVIIILDNRNPVKTMAWILILLFLPIVGLVFYFFFGRSQRRERIIGRKSYDRLLKKPMAEYLAQDCSEVQYEYSRLIQLFQHTNQAFPFEGNRVAVYTEGYTKLQSLLCELQKAKQHIHMEYYIFEDDAIGRMVRDVLIEKAMQGVEVRVIYDDVGCWHVPNRFFEEMRNAGIEVRSFLKVRFPLFTSRVNYRNHRKIVVIDGQVGFVGGMNLAERYMRGFSWGIWRDTHIMIEGKAVHGLQTAFLLDWYFVDRTLITASRYFPKIDSYGNSLVQIVTSEPIGPWKEIMQGLTVAITGARRYFYMQTPYFLPTEQILAAMQTAALSGVDVRLMLPEHADNRITHLGSCSYLADVMQAGVKVYFYKKGFLHSKLMVSDDMLSTVGSTNVDFRSFEHNFEVNAFIYDVNTALEMKEIFLQDQRESTQIFLKNWVKRSWRQKAVESIVRLLAPLL, encoded by the coding sequence ATGATAGACTGGAATTACATACTTGCTCAGATTGCAACGGTGGCTTTTGATATTCTCTATTTCGGAGCCATCATCGGTACGATTGTTATCATTATCCTTGACAACCGGAATCCGGTTAAGACTATGGCTTGGATACTGATCTTGCTTTTTCTGCCCATTGTAGGTCTTGTCTTTTATTTTTTCTTTGGGCGCAGCCAGCGTCGCGAACGGATTATCGGGAGGAAGAGTTATGACCGTCTCCTCAAGAAACCGATGGCGGAATACTTGGCGCAAGATTGCTCGGAAGTCCAATACGAATATTCCCGTCTTATCCAACTATTCCAGCATACCAACCAAGCTTTCCCGTTCGAAGGAAACCGGGTGGCTGTCTATACGGAAGGTTATACCAAACTTCAGTCTTTACTGTGTGAATTGCAAAAAGCGAAGCAGCATATCCACATGGAATATTATATCTTTGAGGATGACGCTATCGGGCGTATGGTCAGAGATGTATTGATAGAGAAAGCCATGCAGGGAGTTGAGGTACGGGTGATTTATGATGACGTAGGTTGCTGGCATGTTCCTAACCGCTTTTTTGAGGAAATGCGTAATGCGGGTATTGAAGTGAGGAGCTTCTTGAAAGTCCGCTTCCCCTTATTCACAAGTAGGGTGAATTATCGGAATCATAGGAAAATTGTTGTTATCGACGGGCAGGTAGGCTTTGTAGGAGGAATGAATCTGGCGGAACGTTATATGCGTGGTTTCTCTTGGGGAATCTGGCGAGACACGCACATCATGATAGAAGGTAAGGCGGTACACGGTTTGCAGACGGCTTTTCTGCTCGATTGGTATTTCGTAGACCGTACTCTGATAACCGCTTCCCGTTATTTCCCGAAAATAGACTCTTATGGAAATTCACTGGTACAGATCGTTACCAGCGAACCTATCGGTCCTTGGAAAGAAATCATGCAGGGACTGACCGTAGCCATAACTGGTGCAAGGAGATATTTCTATATGCAAACACCTTATTTCTTGCCGACCGAACAAATATTGGCTGCTATGCAGACGGCGGCATTATCCGGAGTAGACGTACGTTTGATGTTGCCGGAACATGCCGATAATAGAATCACCCATCTTGGTTCTTGCTCCTACCTGGCTGATGTGATGCAAGCTGGTGTGAAGGTTTATTTCTATAAAAAAGGCTTCCTGCATTCCAAACTTATGGTTTCGGATGATATGCTTTCTACGGTAGGCTCCACCAATGTGGACTTCCGCAGCTTTGAGCATAATTTTGAGGTGAACGCCTTTATATACGATGTGAACACTGCACTTGAGATGAAGGAGATATTCCTGCAAGACCAACGGGAAAGCACGCAGATATTCTTAAAGAATTGGGTGAAGCGTTCGTGGAGACAAAAAGCGGTAGAGTCTATTGTCCGTTTGTTGGCTCCATTGCTGTAA
- a CDS encoding ORF6N domain-containing protein — MEQLEVIQSKIYDIRGQKVMLDFDLAEMYGTETKYLKRSVKSNLKRFPSDFMFELTDSEWESLRCKNCTSKRGGIRYMPYAFTELGVAMLSSVLNSDLAIEVNINIMRAFVAVRRLLTLPPSNPVHELQREVKELKEYIEEVFADYNDIQRDITNCLYH, encoded by the coding sequence ATGGAACAACTCGAAGTAATACAGAGTAAGATTTATGACATACGTGGGCAAAAGGTTATGCTGGATTTTGATTTGGCAGAAATGTATGGGACGGAGACGAAGTATTTAAAACGTTCGGTGAAAAGTAACCTTAAACGCTTTCCAAGTGACTTCATGTTTGAACTTACTGATTCTGAATGGGAATCTTTGAGGTGCAAAAACTGCACCTCAAAAAGGGGTGGTATTCGTTATATGCCCTACGCTTTCACTGAGTTGGGAGTTGCAATGCTTAGTAGTGTTCTTAACTCCGATTTGGCGATAGAAGTTAATATAAATATAATGCGTGCTTTTGTTGCCGTGCGCCGGTTGTTGACATTGCCACCATCAAATCCGGTACATGAACTACAGCGTGAAGTCAAGGAACTGAAAGAGTATATCGAAGAAGTGTTCGCAGACTACAACGACATTCAGCGAGACATTACAAATTGTCTTTACCATTGA
- a CDS encoding RsmD family RNA methyltransferase yields MRVISGIYKRRRFDVPRTFKARPTTDFAKENLFNVLNNYIDFEEGVSALDLFAGTGSISIELVSRGCDRVISIEKEPAHHAFISKIMKEVKTDKCLPIRGDVFKFIKGSREQFDFIFADPPYALKELETIPELIFQNNLLKEGGLLVLEHGKDNNFEENPYFVERRVYGSVNFSIFRFTAMEPTNGQ; encoded by the coding sequence ATGCGAGTAATCAGCGGTATTTACAAACGAAGAAGATTCGATGTGCCACGAACATTCAAAGCACGTCCCACAACAGATTTTGCCAAAGAGAATCTGTTTAATGTACTCAATAATTATATCGACTTCGAAGAGGGAGTCAGCGCATTGGACTTGTTTGCCGGAACCGGAAGCATAAGTATCGAACTTGTATCAAGAGGCTGCGACCGTGTAATCAGCATTGAGAAAGAACCTGCTCATCATGCGTTCATCTCCAAAATAATGAAAGAGGTGAAGACAGACAAATGCCTGCCGATACGCGGGGATGTATTCAAATTCATCAAGGGCAGCCGCGAGCAGTTCGATTTCATCTTTGCCGATCCCCCTTACGCTTTAAAGGAACTGGAAACAATCCCCGAACTTATCTTCCAAAACAATTTACTCAAAGAGGGAGGCTTATTAGTATTGGAGCACGGAAAGGACAATAACTTTGAGGAAAATCCGTATTTTGTAGAAAGGAGAGTATATGGAAGCGTGAACTTCTCTATCTTTCGTTTTACAGCAATGGAGCCAACAAACGGACAATAG